The following proteins are co-located in the Victivallis lenta genome:
- a CDS encoding cellulase family glycosylhydrolase, with amino-acid sequence MKHWLWSIIALFSLLTAAAGPYVVREGNDWRKIRFDVTKIREGSILDFGKALNHHRPAGKYGFLKVVGDHFEFEKLPGVKQRFFGVNLSEASSIPPKEDAALLAESIARAGYNSVRLHHYDNLIVRKDGGSTTELDPEKIDRMDYLIKQFKDRGIYVTLDLYCSRIVSDRELPEVFHPVGHWNYKNAVYLVDSARENFLAFAKNFMTHKNPYTGLTYAEDPVFCFISTLNENRVLADWNPKNHGARGWQWEGLFVEWCKKAGIPKEKQSDLRFRQRFLQDFQKKHSAKMRAALRAIGIRTPLTDQNNGPEPLLNLTRLNNDYIDMHYYIGHPEITGDNWRPPVKCRQAGWVELFQEEDAYSNKLGGSRICGRPYTLTELKWCKPLKARGEGGAISGSLAGFQDWDALYTFQWAWGGKDYMKESWGGYFDLYGDPISYLSDRMIHLLFLRGDVAASKVSATLVMPKDAAGIDPEAKALPRLCNALMLVAKLGNSTRVPADGSYYWHLGSKPSEQKLVRQLEGAPVGGKGVFDPRNCHFISSTGELELIGKENLFRVAAPRSEALVFVGTGAGKADVLSVENRTPYSTFFASSMDGNELRNSRKILFFHLNNAAHTGMTFGDESMELLNSYGNIPHLVRRAAGEVALNLGAGGAPKVYAVNLKGERLGEVASTFADGLLKFTADTAGLNGEAVLVYEIIR; translated from the coding sequence ATGAAACATTGGCTCTGGAGTATCATTGCGCTCTTTTCTCTGCTGACCGCCGCCGCCGGCCCGTATGTGGTCAGGGAGGGGAACGACTGGAGGAAAATCCGTTTCGACGTGACGAAGATCAGGGAGGGCTCGATTCTCGACTTCGGCAAGGCCCTGAACCACCACCGTCCCGCCGGAAAATACGGCTTTCTGAAAGTCGTCGGGGATCACTTCGAGTTTGAGAAGCTGCCCGGCGTAAAGCAGCGCTTCTTCGGCGTCAACCTGAGCGAAGCCAGCAGCATTCCGCCCAAAGAGGACGCCGCGCTGCTGGCGGAGTCGATCGCCCGCGCCGGCTACAACTCGGTCCGGCTGCACCACTACGACAACCTCATCGTCAGGAAGGACGGCGGCTCGACCACCGAACTCGACCCGGAAAAGATCGACCGCATGGACTACCTGATCAAACAGTTCAAGGACCGCGGCATCTATGTGACGCTCGACCTTTATTGCAGCCGGATCGTTTCGGACAGGGAACTGCCCGAAGTCTTCCATCCGGTCGGCCACTGGAATTACAAGAACGCCGTCTATCTTGTGGATTCGGCCAGAGAAAACTTTCTCGCCTTCGCGAAGAATTTCATGACCCATAAAAACCCCTATACCGGCCTGACTTACGCGGAAGACCCGGTGTTCTGCTTCATCAGCACCCTCAATGAAAATCGCGTTCTCGCAGACTGGAACCCGAAAAACCACGGCGCGCGCGGCTGGCAGTGGGAAGGCCTTTTCGTCGAATGGTGCAAAAAAGCGGGCATTCCAAAGGAAAAGCAGTCCGATCTCCGGTTCCGCCAGCGTTTCCTCCAGGATTTCCAGAAAAAACATTCCGCGAAAATGCGCGCCGCGCTCCGCGCCATCGGCATCCGCACGCCGCTGACCGATCAGAACAACGGCCCCGAACCGCTTCTGAACCTGACGCGCCTGAACAACGACTACATCGACATGCACTACTATATCGGCCATCCGGAGATCACAGGCGACAACTGGAGGCCGCCCGTCAAATGCCGGCAGGCCGGCTGGGTGGAGCTGTTTCAGGAAGAAGATGCCTATTCGAACAAACTCGGCGGATCGCGCATCTGCGGCCGCCCCTACACCCTGACCGAGCTGAAATGGTGCAAACCGCTGAAAGCACGCGGCGAAGGCGGGGCAATCTCCGGTTCCCTGGCCGGGTTTCAGGATTGGGATGCGCTCTACACCTTCCAGTGGGCATGGGGCGGCAAGGATTACATGAAGGAGTCGTGGGGCGGTTATTTCGACCTCTACGGCGACCCGATCTCCTACCTGTCGGACCGGATGATCCATCTTCTTTTCCTGCGGGGAGATGTTGCCGCCTCAAAAGTTTCCGCAACGCTCGTTATGCCGAAAGATGCGGCCGGAATCGATCCGGAAGCGAAAGCGCTGCCGCGGCTTTGCAATGCACTCATGCTGGTGGCAAAACTCGGGAATTCCACCCGGGTTCCGGCCGACGGAAGCTATTACTGGCACCTCGGCTCGAAACCGTCTGAACAGAAACTGGTCAGACAGCTTGAAGGCGCGCCGGTCGGCGGCAAAGGAGTGTTTGATCCCCGGAACTGCCACTTCATCAGCTCCACCGGAGAACTGGAACTGATCGGGAAAGAGAATCTCTTCCGGGTCGCCGCCCCCCGCAGCGAAGCGCTGGTCTTCGTCGGGACGGGCGCCGGCAAGGCAGACGTCCTCTCCGTCGAAAACCGCACGCCGTACAGCACGTTCTTCGCCTCCTCGATGGACGGGAACGAGCTGCGGAATTCCCGGAAAATCCTGTTTTTCCACCTCAACAACGCCGCCCACACCGGCATGACCTTCGGGGACGAGTCGATGGAGCTGCTGAACTCCTACGGCAACATTCCGCACCTGGTCCGCCGGGCGGCCGGAGAGGTCGCGCTCAACCTCGGCGCAGGCGGCGCTCCGAAGGTGTATGCGGTCAACCTGAAGGGAGAGCGCCTCGGTGAAGTCGCATCGACATTCGCCGACGGCCTCCTGAAGTTCACCGCCGACACGGCCGGTCTGAACGGCGAAGCCGTCCTCGTCTACGAAATCATCCGTTGA
- a CDS encoding type II secretion system protein, whose product MRDRYFTLIELLVVIAIIAILASMLLPALQQARERARTTSCMSNLKQVGLFTMQYTISNHDYLPSVQYANETWARLLRKSQGDTQNLGGTAAASGWYDAASYNAYKPYRCPSVPEGKSKNYRNTQLEVYGMNACLTGAWRNYADWNNTNPQIFFVKITRLGKVPNAGVLDWCPQGSPSNVMIIADSATGNPGDELCSEQIFWVGTNNQKVILRHAGRANILCGDGHASSTGFNDLRPYAVNSSLSIFDANKADLPF is encoded by the coding sequence ATGAGAGACAGATATTTTACGCTGATCGAACTTCTGGTGGTTATTGCGATCATCGCCATTCTCGCTTCGATGCTTCTGCCCGCCCTGCAGCAGGCCCGGGAACGGGCGCGCACCACCTCCTGCATGTCCAACCTGAAGCAGGTGGGGCTGTTCACCATGCAGTACACCATATCCAATCACGATTACCTGCCGTCCGTACAGTATGCGAACGAAACCTGGGCGCGGCTGCTGCGCAAAAGCCAGGGCGACACCCAGAACCTCGGCGGGACGGCCGCCGCGAGCGGCTGGTACGACGCTGCTTCCTACAACGCCTACAAACCCTATCGCTGCCCCTCCGTACCGGAAGGGAAAAGCAAAAATTACCGCAATACGCAGCTCGAAGTCTACGGCATGAACGCGTGCCTCACCGGAGCATGGAGGAATTATGCGGACTGGAACAACACAAACCCGCAGATCTTCTTCGTAAAAATCACCCGGCTCGGAAAAGTTCCGAACGCCGGCGTGCTTGACTGGTGCCCGCAGGGCTCTCCTTCGAATGTCATGATTATTGCCGACAGCGCCACTGGAAATCCCGGCGACGAGCTTTGCAGCGAGCAGATTTTCTGGGTGGGAACAAACAACCAGAAAGTCATTCTCCGCCATGCCGGACGGGCGAATATCCTGTGCGGTGACGGCCACGCTTCAAGCACCGGATTCAATGATTTGCGCCCGTATGCGGTCAACAGCAGTTTGAGCATCTTCGACGCGAATAAAGCCGACCTTCCTTTCTGA
- a CDS encoding helix-turn-helix transcriptional regulator, which produces MDLSMYYRFNIDELPPVPQPFYAYGTGISRLLRSQTMVKKGGVNPFVEVLWGVEGVGELVLFEQAFPIKPGDVFYYLPGETHECRSLCDCWNLRWLCFDGPLAEAVMLSYRYPRHQHPSSAYPERLFTELERNIGDSDPLQIRRMAALVLEALAHAGGRVAGGLRSEVLTQRCVEFIVANLSNPQLGVGMLCDEFKVARSTLTKVFSEQMGCAPGRYIMDHRMAHGIALLRGTSLPVGEVAKRCGFAETRSFSRFIRRGNQVSPLEMRKQGGSSRRPDPVCGQTADPARVK; this is translated from the coding sequence ATGGACCTCTCTATGTATTACCGGTTCAACATCGATGAACTGCCGCCGGTGCCGCAGCCGTTCTATGCGTACGGGACCGGTATTTCGCGGCTTCTGCGCAGTCAGACGATGGTGAAGAAGGGAGGCGTGAATCCGTTTGTCGAAGTGCTCTGGGGCGTGGAGGGGGTCGGGGAACTGGTTCTTTTCGAGCAGGCGTTCCCGATCAAGCCGGGGGATGTGTTTTACTATCTGCCGGGGGAGACGCATGAATGCCGTTCACTTTGCGACTGCTGGAATTTGCGCTGGCTCTGCTTCGACGGGCCGCTGGCCGAGGCGGTCATGCTCTCCTACCGCTACCCGCGGCATCAGCATCCGAGTTCCGCGTATCCGGAGCGGCTTTTTACGGAGCTTGAGCGCAACATCGGGGACTCCGATCCGCTGCAGATCCGCCGGATGGCGGCGCTTGTCCTCGAGGCGCTGGCGCATGCCGGCGGCCGGGTTGCCGGCGGGCTGCGTTCGGAAGTGCTGACGCAGCGCTGCGTTGAGTTCATCGTGGCGAATCTGTCGAATCCGCAGCTCGGGGTCGGGATGCTCTGCGACGAGTTCAAGGTGGCGCGGTCGACGCTGACCAAGGTGTTTTCCGAACAGATGGGGTGCGCGCCGGGGCGCTACATCATGGATCACCGCATGGCGCACGGCATCGCGCTGCTGCGGGGGACGAGTCTGCCGGTCGGCGAGGTTGCGAAGCGGTGCGGCTTTGCCGAGACGCGCTCCTTCTCCCGCTTCATCCGGCGCGGCAATCAGGTTTCGCCGCTGGAAATGCGCAAACAGGGGGGCAGCAGCAGGCGGCCGGACCCGGTTTGCGGACAAACTGCCGATCCGGCGCGCGTCAAATGA